From Pseudomonas sp. AN-1:
GAGCTTCAGTCGGCAGCCGGGGGGTGGTGGTACTGCTGTACCGCCACCTGCTCGGTGGAACTGCCGCAGTTGTCATGTTCCTGATGATGGCCATGACCTTGATCGATGTACTGGGCCGCTATCTGTTCTCCGCCCCGTTGAATGGCGCCTTCGAACTGACGGAGCTGATGCTGGCAGCGGTGATCTTTCTCGGCCTGGCGCTGGTCACGGCGGAGGATGGGCATATCGTGGTGGATCTGCTGGACTCCTCCATCGGCCCTCGGCTCCGGCGCATCCAGTCCCGGCTGATCGAGCTGATCAATGTCCTGGCCTTCGGCACCTTCACCTGGGTGCTGTGGCAGCACGCGCTGAAGGTGCAGCGTTTTGCCGATACCACGGCGGTGCTGCAGATCCCCATGGCCTGGCTGGCCTTCCTGATGGCGTTGACCACCGGTCTTGCGACCCTCGCCCTGATCATCCGCGCGCTGTTCGGCAGCAGCGCTCCCGTTGCCCAAGGAGAATAACCAGATGGAAGCTAGTCTGATCGGCTTTGCAGCCCTGATGGTGTTGATCCTCGCCCGGGTTCCGCTGGGAGTGGCCATGGGGATCGTCGGCGTGGTCGGTTTTGCCCTGATGCAGCAGATCGGTTACGGCAATCCGCGTGGCTGGAGCACGGCCCTGAACATGGTGGCCTCGACCGCCTTCGATACCGGTCTGGCCTACGGGCTGTCGGTGGTGCCGCTGTTCCTGCTGATGGGCAACCTGATCACCGAGTCGGGCATGTCCAGGCAGCTGTACCGCGCGGCCAATGCGTTTCTCGGGCACTTCCAAGGCGGGCTGGCGCTGGCCACCGTGGTCTCCTGCGGTGCCTTCTCCGCCGTGTGCGGCAGCTCCATGGCCACTGCGGCCACCATGTCCAAGGTGGCCATGCCGTCCATGCGCGAGTACAAGTACTCCGACAGCCTGGCGACCGGCGCCATCGCCGCCGGCGGCACCCTGGGCATCCTGATTCCGCCGAGCGTGATCCTGGTGGTGTACGGCCTGATCACCGAGACGGATATCGGCAAGCTGTTCATCGCCGGGTTGTTGCCGGGGGCGGTCGGCATCCTGCTCTACATGGCGGCGGTGATGGTCACTGTCCGGCTGAATCCGGGCAGCGGTCCTGCCGGTGCCCGCTCCAGCTGGAAGGAGCGGCTGATCTCCCTCAAGGGGGTCTGGGGCATCAACCTGATCTTCATCATCGTGATGGGCGGCATCTATGCCGGCATCTTCACCCCCACCGAAGCGGCCGGTATCGGTGCCGCCGGCGCCTTCCTGATCGCGCTGTTCAGCGGCAAGCTCGGCCCCACCATGCTGTACCGCTCGCTCAGCAACGCCGTGCGGACCACCGCGATGCTGTTCTTCCTGGTGATCGGTGCGCTGGTCTTTTCCAACTTCATCAACATGACCGGCCTGCCCATGCTCCTGCGCGACTGGGTGATGGGGCAAGGCTTCAGCCTGTTCGGGGTGATCCTGGTCCTGATCGCCATCTATCTGCTGCTCGGCTGCGTGCTGGAGAGCATGTCGATGATCCTGCTGACCGTGCCGGTGTTCTATCCGATGGTGCAGGCCATGGGCATGGATCTGATCTGGTTCGGCATCCTGGTGGTGGTGGTGACCGAGATCAGCCTGATCACGCCGCCGGTCGGCATGAACGTGTTCGTGCTGCGCGGGGTGGTTCCCGACGTGAAGCTGTCGACCATCTTCCGGGGGGTGGCCCCGTTCGTGGTGGCCGATGTGGTGCGCCTGGGACTGATCGTCGGCATTCCCGCGCTGTCGCTGCTGCTGCCCCATTCGCTGGGCTGATGGGCAGGCGAAAGTTTCCTGCCGTCTTGAATTGAATCGGAGCCACCCATGAAATTCGATCCCAAGGACTTCCGCCGGGCATTGGGCAAGTTCCCCACCGGCGTCACCGTAATCACTACCCGCGATGCCGAGGGCAAGCCGATCGGCATGACCGCCAGCAGCTTCAACACCCTGTCGATCGAGCCGGCTCTGGTGCTCTGGAGCATCGACAAGGGGGCCTGGAGTCTCGAAGCCTTCACCCGGGGCAAGGCGTTCGCCATCAACGTGCTGCGCAACGACCAGGTGGACATTTCCAACCGCTTCGCCCGCCGCGGCGAGGACAAGTTCGCCGGATTGCACACGCGGGACGATGCCAATGGCTGCCCGCTGCTGCCCGGCACTTCGGCCGCGTTCGCGTGCAGGACCTGGAGTGTCTACGAGGGCGGCGACCACCTCATCATCGTGGGTGAGGTCATTGACTACGCCTACGAGGATAACGTCAGCTCGCTGGTGTTCCACAATGGCCGCTATGCGGTGCCGGAAACCCATCCGGCCGTGCAGGCGCCGACCGAGGCGCTCGAAGCCCGTGGTCTTCTCGGCGACTACCTGCTGTACCAGTTGCGCCAGACACTCAACGCCTACGCCAGCGATTTCTATCCGCGGCTGAGTCACTTCGGCGTCAGCGCCGAGGAGTGGCGGGTGCTCACCCTGCTGGCCGATGGCGAACCGATGGAGCAGGAGCAGATCTGCCGTATCGTGTCCCAGCCCCTGAAGGAGCTGGCCTCGACTGGCGAGTGGTTGCAGGAAAGAGGTCTGCTGCAGGTGGAGGGAAGTTGTTTCTTGCTCACCGAAAATGGCCAGCGGCTGGCAACTCAGCTTCTGGATACCGCGATCGAGCATGAGCAGAAGATGCTGTCGCTGCTTGAGCCCGATGAACAGGCCGGCTTGAAGGCGATGCTGAGGAAAATCTACAGCTCGATCTAGGCAGGTTTTGAAATCAGCCACTTACCGCCGCTCCCGCACAGGCAGGAGCGGCGGTAAGTGAGTTTTCGGGGTGTCCCTTGTCATTGGACAATTCGTGCGGTTATTAACCCACCAAGAGCGGATCCAGTTGCTTTTCCCAAGGTCTGAAAATGCTCGCACCTCCCCGGGAATCACTCTAGAATTTCAGCTCGATTCTTACCCGGCCCGAATGGTCGGATGCGGCCGGAGACCTAGGTGCCTGATGACCAATAAACGCAAAGCCGACATGTACGACCCGCTGAGCGAAAACTTCAAGCGCCGCGAGTTTCCCTTCTACTGGATTGCCCAGATAAATGCACTTTACAGCCAGGAGATGGAACGGCTGCTGAAGCGGATTGGGATGGATGTGCCGCGCTGGCGCATCATCATGATCCTGAAGGAGCATTCCGAACTGAGCATATCCGACATAGCCAGCCAGGCCGTGGCGAAGTTGCCGACGACCACCAAGATCGTCTACCGCATGCGGGATGAGGGGTTGGTGAATCTGGTGACCTCCAGCGAGGATGGCCGGGTTACCCTGGTTTCGTTGACCGACAAGGGACTGGAAAGCCTGGAGCTGATTCGCGGCTCGGTCAGCAAGCTGTTCCGCCGCAGCTTCGAGGGGGTGAGTTCGGCCGAGATCCAGCGCACCAATGTGCTGCTGTCGAAGCTGTTCGATAACCTCAAGGCGCTTTCCGACTGACGACCGCTGTCCCGCCCTCCGCCTGAGGCCGCGCCCGCCGCAGGTACGGCGCTCCGTCGCTGCCTTGCCGGGCGAGCCGGCGGGGCGCCCTCGCATCCCGGCCGATCCTCCTCCCGATACTTCGTTCGCGTGCCACGTCATCTGTGCGCCGGCATCCGCCCGGCTCGCGCAAGTCCACCTGATCATCCGTCAACCCTAGATGCCCGCAGCTTCCGGCCACGCCCGGTCGATCGACATGCCAGGCGTGGGGATCAGCAAGCCGGGCAGGGCAGCGTTGCCCTCCTGATGGGCCTCGTCGAACGCCTGGCACGAACCCGCAATCGTTTGGCAGGAATCGGCAGTGCCTCCGGGGGGAATGCCGAATACATTCTTGGATCAGAGGAAGGGATCTTCGACTTGGCTTAATAACAATAGGTATAAAAAATGCGGATAGTCCGAAATCTTGCGCGGAGCGTAACGCTTCTTGGCGTGTCTCTGATGGGGATTGGTCATGCATGCGCTGACCTGCCTGCGGATAATATTGGTCAGGAGAAACTTGCTTTTCCGCCTGAGCCTCATCGCGCCTACATTGTCGACGTCGAATTCGA
This genomic window contains:
- a CDS encoding TRAP transporter small permease encodes the protein MKASLRASVGSRGVVVLLYRHLLGGTAAVVMFLMMAMTLIDVLGRYLFSAPLNGAFELTELMLAAVIFLGLALVTAEDGHIVVDLLDSSIGPRLRRIQSRLIELINVLAFGTFTWVLWQHALKVQRFADTTAVLQIPMAWLAFLMALTTGLATLALIIRALFGSSAPVAQGE
- a CDS encoding TRAP transporter large permease — protein: MEASLIGFAALMVLILARVPLGVAMGIVGVVGFALMQQIGYGNPRGWSTALNMVASTAFDTGLAYGLSVVPLFLLMGNLITESGMSRQLYRAANAFLGHFQGGLALATVVSCGAFSAVCGSSMATAATMSKVAMPSMREYKYSDSLATGAIAAGGTLGILIPPSVILVVYGLITETDIGKLFIAGLLPGAVGILLYMAAVMVTVRLNPGSGPAGARSSWKERLISLKGVWGINLIFIIVMGGIYAGIFTPTEAAGIGAAGAFLIALFSGKLGPTMLYRSLSNAVRTTAMLFFLVIGALVFSNFINMTGLPMLLRDWVMGQGFSLFGVILVLIAIYLLLGCVLESMSMILLTVPVFYPMVQAMGMDLIWFGILVVVVTEISLITPPVGMNVFVLRGVVPDVKLSTIFRGVAPFVVADVVRLGLIVGIPALSLLLPHSLG
- a CDS encoding flavin reductase encodes the protein MKFDPKDFRRALGKFPTGVTVITTRDAEGKPIGMTASSFNTLSIEPALVLWSIDKGAWSLEAFTRGKAFAINVLRNDQVDISNRFARRGEDKFAGLHTRDDANGCPLLPGTSAAFACRTWSVYEGGDHLIIVGEVIDYAYEDNVSSLVFHNGRYAVPETHPAVQAPTEALEARGLLGDYLLYQLRQTLNAYASDFYPRLSHFGVSAEEWRVLTLLADGEPMEQEQICRIVSQPLKELASTGEWLQERGLLQVEGSCFLLTENGQRLATQLLDTAIEHEQKMLSLLEPDEQAGLKAMLRKIYSSI
- a CDS encoding MarR family winged helix-turn-helix transcriptional regulator, producing MTNKRKADMYDPLSENFKRREFPFYWIAQINALYSQEMERLLKRIGMDVPRWRIIMILKEHSELSISDIASQAVAKLPTTTKIVYRMRDEGLVNLVTSSEDGRVTLVSLTDKGLESLELIRGSVSKLFRRSFEGVSSAEIQRTNVLLSKLFDNLKALSD